The DNA segment CCAACAGTGGAAAAAGCCCCCGTGGAATTAGAGGTAACTTTTACCGTATCTGATATGTCGGCAATGGCGCAGCTTATACCAGGTGTAATGAAAAAAGATGCACGTACGGTAATTTATACAGGAAGAGATTACTTAGAAACTTACAAAGTATTTAGGGTTATGCTTGCCTTAACAAGTGGTATAATATGATAAGCAGGAGGAAAAACATGTTAGCTATTGTAAATGGTAAAATATATACTATGACCGGTAAGGTTATTGATAAGGGAAGCTTACTAATCGAAGACGGCAAGATAAAGGAAGTTGGTCAAGCAGTAGAGATTCCTAAAAATGCCGATGTAATTGATGCGTCCGGGAAATATGTTTTTCCGGGTTTTATCGATGCTCACAGTCATATAGGCATTTTTGAAGAAGGAGTAGGCGATATAGGGGAAGAAGGCAATGAATGCACCAATCCTGTGACACCTCAACTTCGAGCTATTGATGCAATAAATCCCGGTGACCAGGCCTTTAAGGATGCAATAATGGGAGGCATCACATGTGCCTTCACAGGCCCCGGAAGTGCCAATGTTATCGGTGGACAGTCTATTATTATAAAGACATATGGGAAAATTATAGACAAAATGGTTGTAAAAGAGCCTGCAGGCTTAAAAATCGCATTTGGGGAAAATCCCAAAAGGGTATATGGTGAGCAGAAAAAAATGCCCGCTACCCGGATGGCAACGGCAGCTTTGCTCAGGGAAGCCTTGGTAAATGCTCAAAACTATAAAGTAAAATACCAAAAGAGTTTAAACGATCCGGATAAAGTAATTGAAAGAGACCTTAAAATGGAGATTTTATGTGATGTTCTTGATAAAAAGCTTCCATTAAGAGCACATGCTCATAGAGCAGATGATATAATGACTGCTGTGAGAATTGCCAAAGAATTCGATGTGGATATGGTTATTGAACATTGTACAGAAGGTCATTTGATAGCTGATGAATTAGCAGAATTAGGTATTCCTGCAGTGGTAGGTCCTTCGTTTTCATCTCGTTCA comes from the Tepidanaerobacter acetatoxydans Re1 genome and includes:
- a CDS encoding amidohydrolase, with protein sequence MLAIVNGKIYTMTGKVIDKGSLLIEDGKIKEVGQAVEIPKNADVIDASGKYVFPGFIDAHSHIGIFEEGVGDIGEEGNECTNPVTPQLRAIDAINPGDQAFKDAIMGGITCAFTGPGSANVIGGQSIIIKTYGKIIDKMVVKEPAGLKIAFGENPKRVYGEQKKMPATRMATAALLREALVNAQNYKVKYQKSLNDPDKVIERDLKMEILCDVLDKKLPLRAHAHRADDIMTAVRIAKEFDVDMVIEHCTEGHLIADELAELGIPAVVGPSFSSRSKVELRNLSFTTPGILADKGVKVAIMTDHPVIPIQYLPVCAALAVREGMKEEDALAAITINAAEILGIAQRLGSLEKDKDADVVIWNGYPLDIKSKPHCVIVNGEIVYEEGC